The Algoriphagus sanaruensis genome window below encodes:
- a CDS encoding ABC transporter ATP-binding protein, which yields MLIAKGIHKSYGSLSVLKGVSLEISTSEVISIVGSSGAGKSTLLHILGTLDRPDSGELEMDGKNLLSMKGDQLADFRNQKIGFVFQFHNLLPEFTAKENIMIPGLIRGESETSLQHRAGELAEILGMSSRLDHKPSELSGGEQQRIAVARALINRPSVVFADEPSGNLDTENAKSLHRLFFQLKDELKQTFVIVTHNEDLANLADRKVVMKDGVII from the coding sequence ATGCTCATTGCTAAAGGGATTCATAAATCCTACGGAAGTCTTTCTGTCCTCAAAGGAGTTTCACTTGAAATTTCAACTTCAGAGGTTATTTCTATTGTAGGTTCTTCGGGTGCTGGAAAAAGTACCCTTTTGCATATTCTTGGAACCCTAGATCGCCCAGATTCTGGTGAATTAGAAATGGACGGAAAAAATCTACTTTCGATGAAAGGTGATCAATTAGCAGATTTTAGAAATCAAAAAATCGGTTTTGTTTTCCAGTTTCATAATCTTCTTCCTGAATTTACTGCCAAAGAAAACATTATGATTCCTGGTCTTATAAGAGGAGAGAGCGAAACCTCCCTCCAACATCGTGCAGGAGAATTAGCAGAAATTCTAGGGATGAGCTCTCGCTTGGATCATAAGCCCTCCGAGCTTTCAGGAGGGGAGCAGCAGCGGATTGCTGTTGCTAGAGCCCTTATCAATCGACCCTCAGTAGTATTTGCAGATGAGCCATCAGGGAACTTGGATACCGAAAACGCCAAAAGTCTGCACCGGTTATTTTTTCAGCTCAAAGATGAGCTTAAGCAGACTTTTGTAATTGTGACCCACAACGAGGATTTGGCTAATCTGGCTGATCGTAAAGTAGTCATGAAGGATGGAGTTATCATTTAG
- a CDS encoding DMT family transporter — protein MLLAGIFFALMNVSVKFIPHIPAIEIILFRSIFSLIFSYLVLKKQGVNVFGNNKPMLILRGIVGSISLITFFYTLQHIPLASAVTMQYLSPIFTSVLGIFIVKERVKPIQFLYFAISFGGVLVLQGFDTRVDWVFALIGISSGLFSGLAYNIIRKLRTSEHPLVVIFYFPLVTLPVAGVVSFFTWVQPEGWDWILLLWIGICTQSAQYFMTLAYQNANVAKISSLSYLGIIYALIFGFFIFGETFQMLSFFGMALVLLGIVLNLKVK, from the coding sequence ATGCTCCTTGCGGGGATATTTTTCGCCTTGATGAATGTGTCTGTGAAATTTATTCCTCACATCCCAGCAATCGAAATCATTCTTTTCCGATCAATCTTCTCTCTGATATTCAGCTATCTAGTGTTGAAGAAGCAGGGTGTAAATGTCTTCGGAAATAATAAACCGATGCTCATTTTAAGGGGAATTGTCGGGTCGATTAGTTTGATTACCTTCTTTTACACCTTGCAGCATATTCCCTTGGCGAGTGCAGTCACTATGCAATATTTATCTCCGATTTTCACTTCTGTTTTGGGAATTTTTATTGTAAAGGAACGCGTCAAGCCCATCCAGTTTTTGTATTTCGCCATTTCATTTGGAGGAGTATTGGTTCTCCAAGGCTTTGATACTAGGGTAGATTGGGTGTTTGCACTAATAGGAATTTCTTCTGGATTATTTTCAGGATTGGCGTATAACATCATCCGAAAACTCAGAACCTCAGAGCATCCGTTGGTGGTCATTTTCTACTTTCCTTTAGTTACTCTTCCTGTGGCAGGGGTGGTCAGTTTTTTTACTTGGGTTCAGCCAGAAGGTTGGGATTGGATACTATTACTATGGATAGGGATTTGTACCCAATCAGCTCAATATTTTATGACTCTGGCGTATCAAAATGCAAACGTAGCCAAGATATCTAGTCTCAGCTATTTGGGTATTATTTACGCCTTGATTTTCGGGTTTTTTATTTTCGGAGAAACTTTTCAAATGCTGTCATTTTTCGGCATGGCTTTGGTGTTGTTAGGGATCGTGTTGAATTTAAAAGTGAAATAA
- the sucC gene encoding ADP-forming succinate--CoA ligase subunit beta — protein sequence MNIHEYQAKEVLKGYGVRIQEGIVADSPEAAHEAAVKLNAQTGTSWYVIKAQIHAGGRGKGEIKETGSRGVVLAKKLEDVKEKAGAILGGTLVTIQTGAEGKKVNKVLVAEDVYYPGASEPKEYYMSILLDRATGSNVIMASTEGGMDIEEVAEKHPEKIIKEWIDPKVGLQGFQARKVAFKLGLSGTAHKEMVKFITALYNAYVGTDSSQFEINPVLKTSDDKILAVDAKVNLDDNALYRQPKLAELRDLAEEDPLEVEAGKSGLNYVKLDGNVGCMVNGAGLAMATMDMIKLSGGEPANFLDVGGGANATTVEAGFRIILQDPNVKAILINVFGGIVRCDRIANGVVEAYKSIGDIRVPIIVRLQGTNAEEGAKIIDESGLKVFSAITLKEAAERVKAALEK from the coding sequence ATGAACATTCACGAATACCAGGCAAAAGAAGTACTCAAAGGATACGGAGTGAGAATTCAGGAAGGGATCGTTGCTGATTCTCCAGAAGCAGCACATGAGGCGGCCGTTAAACTTAATGCTCAAACAGGTACTTCCTGGTATGTCATTAAAGCTCAAATCCACGCTGGTGGTAGAGGAAAAGGTGAAATCAAAGAAACTGGCTCAAGAGGGGTAGTTTTGGCGAAGAAGTTGGAAGACGTCAAAGAAAAAGCAGGTGCAATTTTGGGAGGAACATTAGTAACTATCCAAACGGGTGCTGAAGGTAAAAAAGTAAATAAGGTGTTGGTAGCTGAGGATGTATACTATCCAGGAGCTTCCGAGCCAAAAGAATATTACATGTCTATTCTTTTGGATAGAGCGACAGGATCTAATGTGATCATGGCTTCTACCGAAGGTGGTATGGACATCGAAGAGGTTGCAGAAAAGCATCCTGAAAAAATCATCAAGGAGTGGATCGATCCTAAAGTAGGATTACAAGGATTCCAAGCTAGAAAAGTAGCCTTCAAATTAGGCCTTTCTGGAACAGCTCATAAAGAAATGGTGAAGTTTATCACAGCTCTTTACAATGCTTATGTTGGAACTGACTCTTCACAATTCGAGATCAATCCTGTATTGAAAACATCAGATGATAAGATTTTGGCAGTTGATGCTAAAGTTAATCTTGATGACAATGCCCTTTATAGACAACCGAAGCTTGCTGAATTGAGAGACCTTGCAGAAGAAGATCCTTTGGAGGTTGAAGCCGGCAAATCAGGTCTAAACTATGTAAAGCTTGACGGAAATGTAGGCTGTATGGTTAATGGAGCCGGATTGGCAATGGCTACCATGGACATGATCAAGCTTTCAGGTGGTGAGCCGGCTAACTTCCTTGATGTGGGAGGAGGAGCAAATGCAACTACAGTTGAGGCAGGTTTTAGAATTATACTTCAAGACCCAAATGTGAAAGCAATTTTGATCAACGTATTTGGTGGAATTGTTAGATGTGATCGTATCGCAAATGGCGTTGTAGAAGCTTATAAATCTATCGGAGATATTCGAGTTCCAATCATCGTAAGACTTCAAGGCACTAATGCTGAAGAGGGTGCAAAAATCATCGACGAATCTGGATTAAAGGTGTTTTCAGCAATCACATTAAAAGAGGCGGCAGAACGAGTAAAAGCTGCTCTAGAAAAATAA
- a CDS encoding peroxiredoxin, translating into MALKIGDTAPSFNLESTSGKKVSFPEDFKGKSLILYFYPKDFTRVCTAEACEFRDEFSAFRDLEADILGISRDDIPTHLRFKKEYRLPFELLSDPTGKICKAYDALIPLIKMPKRITYLIDPSGKIAGIYADMFESKQHVEAMLRKLSK; encoded by the coding sequence ATGGCACTTAAAATCGGCGATACCGCCCCCTCTTTTAATCTCGAATCCACTTCAGGTAAAAAAGTTTCCTTTCCGGAAGACTTCAAAGGCAAATCTTTAATTCTCTATTTCTACCCCAAAGATTTCACCCGGGTATGTACTGCAGAGGCGTGTGAGTTCAGAGATGAATTTTCTGCATTTAGAGATTTAGAGGCGGACATTTTGGGAATAAGCCGGGACGATATCCCTACGCATTTACGATTCAAAAAAGAATACCGCTTACCCTTCGAATTACTTTCCGATCCAACTGGGAAAATTTGTAAAGCCTATGACGCTTTGATTCCCTTGATCAAAATGCCTAAAAGAATTACCTACCTGATCGACCCTTCCGGAAAAATCGCTGGGATTTATGCTGACATGTTTGAATCCAAACAACATGTAGAGGCGATGCTCAGGAAGTTATCTAAATGA